From Ovis aries strain OAR_USU_Benz2616 breed Rambouillet chromosome 21, ARS-UI_Ramb_v3.0, whole genome shotgun sequence, a single genomic window includes:
- the LTO1 gene encoding protein LTO1 homolog translates to MAGDQDMFDAVVMADERFHGEGYREGYEEGSSLGMIEGRRHGTLHGAKVGSEIGCYQGFAFAWRGLLHSCATERDSKKMKVLEALIGMIQKFPYDDPTYDKLHEDLDRIRGKFKQLCSLLNVQPDFKISAEGSGLSF, encoded by the exons ATGGCCGGGGATCAGGACATGTTCGACGCTGTCGTGATGGCAGATGAGAG GTTTCACGGGGAAGGGTACCGGGAAGGCTATGAAGAAGGAAGCAGTTTGGGTATGATCGAAGGGAGACGGCACGGCACGCTCCATGGAGCTAAAGTCGGATCTGAA ATTGGGTGCTACCAAGGCTTCGCGTTTGCTTGGAGAGGTCTCCTGCACAGTTGCGCCACTGAGAGAGACAG CAAAAAGATGAAGGTCTTAGAGGCATTGATTGGGATGATTCAGAAGTTCCCTTACGATGACCCTACTTACGATAAACTTCATGAAGACTTAGACAGAATTAGAGGGAAGTTTAAGCAG CTTTGTTCATTATTGAACGTTCAGCCCGACTTTAAAATCAGCGCGGAAGGTTCTGGACTTTCATTCTGA